A region of the Mycobacterium sp. NBC_00419 genome:
CCGCGGCTGGGAACTGACCCGGGTACGGCTCTACACCGACGGGAGTCGACGAGTCTTATTGCGGCGCAAGAAGATCCGTGTCGACGGCCGCAACGCAGACCAGCCGGACCTGTGATGTACTCCGCGGTGCGGCGGGCACTGTTCCTGGTGCCCCCCGAACGGATCCACACGCTGGTGTTCGCGGCGTTGCGCGCCGCGACGGCCACCGGAGGCGCCCGCAGGCAGCTGAGCCGCCGGCTCGCTCCGCAGGATCCGGTGTTGGCCAGCACGGTGTTCGGGGTGCGCTTCCCGGGCCCGCTCGGGCTGGCCGCGGGATTCGACAAGGACGGCGTCGGCCTGCACACCTGGGGTGCACTGGGTTTCGGTTACGCCGAGGTGGGCACAGTGACGGCCGTCCCGCAGCCGGGCAACCCCCAGCCGCGGCTGTTCCGGCTGGCGCAGGACCGGGCACTGCTGAACCGGATGGGCTTCAACAACCACGGCGCCGGACAACTGGCGTTGCAGCTGGCCCGGCACCAGCCCGACGTGCCGATCGGGGTGAACATCGGCAAGTCGAAGGTCACCGAGCCCGAACTGGCCGCCGAGGACTACCGCTCCAGCGCGCGACTGCTCGGCCCGCTGGCCGCCTATCTGGTGGTCAACGTCAGCTCCCCCAACACCCCGGGGCTGCGCGACCTGCAGGCGGTGGAGTCGCTGCGCCCCATCCTGAGCGCCGTCCTGAGTGAGACGTCCACACCCGTGCTGGTGAAGATCGCCCCCGACCTGTCCGACGACGACGTCGACGCGGTGGCCGACCTGGCCGTCGAACTCGGGCTGGCAGGCATCGTCGCCACCAACACCACGATCTCGCGGGCCGGGCTGCACACCCCCGGCGTCGACGAACTCGGCGCAGGCGGAATCTCCGGACCCCCGGTTGCGCAGCGATCGCTGGAGATCCTGCAGCGGCTCTACGGCCGGGTCGGCGAGCGGCTGGTACTCGTCAGCGTCGGCGGTATCGAAACCGCGGACGACGCCTGGGAGCGGATCACCGCTGGCGCGTCGCTGCTGCAGGGCTACACCGGCTGGATCTACGGCGGAGGCCTGTGGGCCAAGGACATTCACGACGGCATCGCGCAGCGGCTGCGTGCCGGGGGGTTCACCTGCTTGAGCGACGCGGTCGGCTCGGCTGCGCGCCAGTAGGCGTTTCACCGTCGGCGCAGCGTCAACGCCAGATGCGTTCCCTCCGGGAGCTGACCTGGTTCGAGAAGCGCAATCCAACCCCCGCGGCCCAGCACGATCTCGATGAGCTCGTCGACGACGTCGTCGATGACATCTGGATGATCGACGTCGTCGGCGGGAATGAGAGTGTCGCCGTCGGGTCCTAGACGCGCAGGGAAGAAGTAGTCCTCTTCGACGGCGAGCAACTCGGGCCTCTCCCACCGGGCAGCCAGCCACGCGGTGTCGATGTCACGGAGCACCCGCTCGGCGCCGGCGCGCCGCTCGATCAGCTCGAGGGCCTCTTTACTCCGGCTCCGAAGGTAGTCACGGAGCACAGGTCGGATCAGATCACTCAAGGCGCCGGCGGGGGTCTTGAGGTGATTGCCCCGGACCACGCCGGCAAGGCGTTCAGTGTTGCGCGAAAGACGGAGAAACGTTGTGGCGGTGGGTTCTGCAGCCACGACGACCAGCGGCATCGGGTTGAGGCGAAGTGCGGCGCCGAGACCCCGGTCCACTCGGCGCAGGAATTCGGTCTGCGGTTCCGCATTGCGGTTGCCGCGCCTTCCGTCGCTGCGTCGGTGAGCGGGAAAGGCACTGCCGGGCGCGGGCGACAGCGACGATCCGTGGCCATGCAACAGTCGGGCACTGTCGGCGGACAAGAGCAACGCTGTATGTCGAGGGGAATGCTGCAGAGCACGGACGAGATCACGGGTGGCGAACGTCGGATCGACGACACACCGGTCGGCGACGGCGACCGGGAGGGTGATCCGGCACTGGTGTGACGGGCTGACGAACAGAGCCACCGCGCGATCGGCCGGTTCCTGAGCCGACTGGGCGATCAGTGATGCCAGCGAGTCAAGCAGCTGCTGGCGCTCGGCGATCTGCTCGTCGTCCAACCGCGTCCCGACCTGTGCGCTGAGGTGACGCAGGGTCACCAGATCGCGCTCGTGCAGCGTTCTTCCGGGTTGGGTGGTGGCCAGTATCGAGATACTCGGGTAGTCGCGCATCGACTGCAGGGCGGTTACCGCGTCGGCCGTCAGCGGGTCAGCTTGGTTGATCGAACGGATTGCGTTGGGTGCAAAGGTCATCGAGAGTTCCCATCCCACGAGCGCACATCAAATTCACGCTG
Encoded here:
- a CDS encoding baeRF3 domain-containing protein, coding for MTFAPNAIRSINQADPLTADAVTALQSMRDYPSISILATTQPGRTLHERDLVTLRHLSAQVGTRLDDEQIAERQQLLDSLASLIAQSAQEPADRAVALFVSPSHQCRITLPVAVADRCVVDPTFATRDLVRALQHSPRHTALLLSADSARLLHGHGSSLSPAPGSAFPAHRRSDGRRGNRNAEPQTEFLRRVDRGLGAALRLNPMPLVVVAAEPTATTFLRLSRNTERLAGVVRGNHLKTPAGALSDLIRPVLRDYLRSRSKEALELIERRAGAERVLRDIDTAWLAARWERPELLAVEEDYFFPARLGPDGDTLIPADDVDHPDVIDDVVDELIEIVLGRGGWIALLEPGQLPEGTHLALTLRRR
- a CDS encoding quinone-dependent dihydroorotate dehydrogenase: MYSAVRRALFLVPPERIHTLVFAALRAATATGGARRQLSRRLAPQDPVLASTVFGVRFPGPLGLAAGFDKDGVGLHTWGALGFGYAEVGTVTAVPQPGNPQPRLFRLAQDRALLNRMGFNNHGAGQLALQLARHQPDVPIGVNIGKSKVTEPELAAEDYRSSARLLGPLAAYLVVNVSSPNTPGLRDLQAVESLRPILSAVLSETSTPVLVKIAPDLSDDDVDAVADLAVELGLAGIVATNTTISRAGLHTPGVDELGAGGISGPPVAQRSLEILQRLYGRVGERLVLVSVGGIETADDAWERITAGASLLQGYTGWIYGGGLWAKDIHDGIAQRLRAGGFTCLSDAVGSAARQ